A stretch of DNA from bacterium:
CGATTCGGACGACACGCGTGTGCGATCCGGTGACTTGACTGTGCACGACCAGTGTCACGAGCGCATCACGGCAGGGCAGAGGGTGTGCCCGTCAGCACCTCGTGGATCCGGCGGGCGACGGTTTCCGCTTCGCCCGGCTGCAGCGTCCACGCCGCCACCTCGAGACACCCTTCCTGGTAGGGGACCGGCACCAGTTCGATCGAAGGATCGCCCTCCCGCAGGCGGCGGGTCGCATCGGCGGGGCTGACCGTGACGAGATGCCGGTCCCAGCGGATGCGCAGGTGGGGGACTTGGTTGGCGATTTGGGGGACAAACGTGTCCGTGGTGACCCCGCGGATCGACGCAGCAACGGTCGCGATTGTCGTGATCCTTCGTTCCCACTCGCGCCACTCGGCGTCGTGATCGCGCCGCAGGTAACGTTCAAGCGCGACGAGCATCCCGACCATCTCTTCCCGGCCGACTTTCAGCCCTCGCCCGATCGTGTCGCTGTGGGGCGCGGTGTTGAGACGGGCCGCATGAATCAAGTCACTGCGGCCGAGCAGCAGGCCGGCGGTTTGAGGTCCCTGCAATCCCTTCCCGCCCGAGAAGGCCACGAGGTCGAAGCCCATCCGCGTGTACGTGAACAAGTTGTCGAGCGGCGGGACGTCCGCGGCGGCGTCGTTCAGC
This window harbors:
- a CDS encoding selenocysteine synthase; amino-acid sequence: MATQDSSEARGIHARLDFLRELGVRPIINGAGTYTMMTASLLAPEVVEAMAAVSGHFVRLEDLQDAVGRRIAALLRCEAAMVTSGAFAALTLGTAACITGTNPEFIRRLPDTDGMQNEVIIQTSHRFPYDRAVRNCGVRLIEVETPLDLERALNARTAMMLFLNKNEPQGRITAAEWVRLGKAHGIPTLNDAAADVPPLDNLFTYTRMGFDLVAFSGGKGLQGPQTAGLLLGRSDLIHAARLNTAPHSDTIGRGLKVGREEMVGMLVALERYLRRDHDAEWREWERRITTIATVAASIRGVTTDTFVPQIANQVPHLRIRWDRHLVTVSPADATRRLREGDPSIELVPVPYQEGCLEVAAWTLQPGEAETVARRIHEVLTGTPSALP